One genomic region from Nilaparvata lugens isolate BPH chromosome 3, ASM1435652v1, whole genome shotgun sequence encodes:
- the LOC111044476 gene encoding myb/SANT-like DNA-binding domain-containing protein 3 isoform X1, which yields MAESKKRINFTKVELTLIKSLVVSRPIIEKKLHDQKTENLRKIAWEEILIEFNAAGLNCKRNVEQLKGAWKRIKNDYKSQKSEERRSRFRTGGGPPSPPKVEDPEMEELFKDQVPIENIPDDDDDFNDYNSDHDGTEVLEGTRSASPKPDTPIAGTSTAPDSRATTPGSATGSAQPRIKRVSSNADKFHKKKMEYLEEEHKLRLTVINEEHRAKMEAIEKEKKYWTLMEANAQKQISFQRENSHSSIEQKTFELLSGSIEHN from the exons ATGGCAGAGTCGAAAAAAAGAATAAACTTCACCAAAGTCGAACTGACATTGATCAAGTCTCTAGTTGTGAGCCGACCCATAATCGAGAAAAAATTACATGATCAAAAAACTGAGAACTTGAGAAAAATAGCGTGGGAAGAGATTCTAATAGAGTTCAATGCTGCGGGACTAAATTGTAAAAGGAACGTTGAACAGTTGAAAGGAGCATGGAAAAGAATCAAGAATGACTACAAATCCCAAAAATCGGAGGAAAGGAGGAGTAGATTCCGCACTGGAGGGGGGCCCCCATCACCACCGAAAGTTGAGGATCCCGAAATGGAAGAGTTGTTCAAAGACCAAGTACCAATTGAAAATATTCCGGACGACGATGACGACTTCAATGACTATAATAGCG ATCATGATGGAACTGAGGTACTGGAGGGTACGAGGTCAGCAAGCCCAAAGCCTGACACGCCGATAGCGGGCACCTCCACAGCACCTGATTCCCGTGCAACCACTCCGGGATCTGCAACTGGATCCGCTCAACCACGCATCAAACGTGTCTCATCCAATGCAGACAAGTTCCacaagaagaaaatggagtacCTTGAAGAGGAACATAAACTTAGATTGACTGTCATCAATGAAGAACATAGGGCTAAAATGGAAGCCattgagaaggagaaaaaatattGGACTTTGATGGAGGCCAATGCCCAGAAACAAATATCTTTTCAAAGGGAAAACTCTCACAGCTCCATTGAGCAAAAAACGTTTGAGTTACTAAGTGGAAGCATTGAACATAATTGA
- the LOC120350434 gene encoding putative nuclease HARBI1 isoform X1 produces MKKDFIKFPTGEYARRTKTKFFVKYGFPNVLSCVDGTLIPIVCPTTADKEEYRSRKGRFSINVLAAAGADMEFTNIVARWKGSTHDSRVLKNSSLYSTFEERDMGGILIGDSGYACNRFLMTPLLRPQTPAEQRYQRALIRTRSTVERMFGLLKNRFRCLHNNNTLRFSPRRCCIVIVACAILHNFGIKKGLFEDVLEPLPEDYDMEENEDQPEVADRPDGILTRNQIIRRHFTN; encoded by the exons ATGAAAAAAGACTTTATCAAATTCCCTACAGGAGAATATGCTAGGAGaacaaaaactaaattttttgtgaaatatgGGTTCCCAAATGTGCTCAGTTGTGTCGATGGCACTCTCATCCCCATTGTCTGCCCCACAACTGCTGACAAAGAAGAGTACCGGAGTAGAAAAGGGAGATTTTCAATCAATGTATTGGCAGCGGCTGGAGCTGATATGGAGTTTACTAATATTGTTGCTCGGTGGAAAGGGAGTACGCACGACTCCCGAGTTCTGAAAAACTCTTCACTATATTCAACTTTTGAAGAACGTGATATGGGTGGGATTCTGATCGGAGATAGTGGATACGCATGTAACAG ATTTTTGATGACACCACTTCTTCGACCACAAACTCCAGCGGAGCAACGATATCAACGAGCTTTAATAAGGACCAGATCGACAGTTGAGAGGATGTTTGGTCTACTGAAAAACAGATTCAG ATGTTTGCACAATAACAACACCTTACGGTTCAGTCCCCGTCGTTGTTGTATTGTCATTGTTGCTTGCGCCATACTTCACAACTTTGGAATAAAAAAAGGATTATTTGAAGACGTTTTGGAGCCACTTCCTGAAGATTATGACATGGAAGAGAATGAAGACCAACCTGAGGTAGCTGACCGCCCCGACGGAATCTTAACACGTAATCAAATTATCCGCCGTCACTTCACAAACTGA
- the LOC111047043 gene encoding uncharacterized protein LOC111047043 has product MRPVDVKSKKHERLLLSRLSKQRQEYKEKLVSKPHPGPSQSIEPGDKVRISKYKKTFDKGYLANWTNELFTVRRVRPTVPVTYELEDYRGEPIEGGFYSEEIVKTKVPSVFEIEKVLRKRGNKLLVRWKGYSSSHDSWIDKNDLV; this is encoded by the coding sequence ATGCGGCCAGTTGACGTTAAGAGCAAGAAGCATGAGAGGCTGTTGCTTTCCAGGCTCAGCAAACAAAGGCAAGAATATAAGGAAAAGTTGGTCAGCAAACCTCATCCAGGTCCTAGTCAGAGTATTGAGCCTGGTGATAAAGTGAGAATCAGCAAGTATAAAAAGACGTTTGACAAGGGATATCTAGCCAATTGGACTAATGAACTGTTCACAGTAAGACGTGTGCGACCTACAGTGCCTGTAACCTATGAATTGGAGGACTATAGAGGTGAACCCATTGAAGGAGGATTCTATTCTGAAGAAATTGTAAAGACAAAAGTGCCCAGTGTtttcgaaattgaaaaagtgttgAGGAAAAGAGGGAATAAACTGTTGGTACGTTGGAAAGGATATAGCTCCAGTCACGACTCATGGATTGATAAGAACGATCTTGTGTAA
- the LOC120350434 gene encoding putative nuclease HARBI1 isoform X2, translating to MKKDFIKFPTGEYARRTKTKFFVKYGFPNVLSCVDGTLIPIVCPTTADKEEYRSRKGRFSINVLAAAGADMEFTNIVARWKGSTHDSRVLKNSSLYSTFEERDMGGILIGDSGYACNRCLHNNNTLRFSPRRCCIVIVACAILHNFGIKKGLFEDVLEPLPEDYDMEENEDQPEVADRPDGILTRNQIIRRHFTN from the exons ATGAAAAAAGACTTTATCAAATTCCCTACAGGAGAATATGCTAGGAGaacaaaaactaaattttttgtgaaatatgGGTTCCCAAATGTGCTCAGTTGTGTCGATGGCACTCTCATCCCCATTGTCTGCCCCACAACTGCTGACAAAGAAGAGTACCGGAGTAGAAAAGGGAGATTTTCAATCAATGTATTGGCAGCGGCTGGAGCTGATATGGAGTTTACTAATATTGTTGCTCGGTGGAAAGGGAGTACGCACGACTCCCGAGTTCTGAAAAACTCTTCACTATATTCAACTTTTGAAGAACGTGATATGGGTGGGATTCTGATCGGAGATAGTGGATACGCATGTAACAG ATGTTTGCACAATAACAACACCTTACGGTTCAGTCCCCGTCGTTGTTGTATTGTCATTGTTGCTTGCGCCATACTTCACAACTTTGGAATAAAAAAAGGATTATTTGAAGACGTTTTGGAGCCACTTCCTGAAGATTATGACATGGAAGAGAATGAAGACCAACCTGAGGTAGCTGACCGCCCCGACGGAATCTTAACACGTAATCAAATTATCCGCCGTCACTTCACAAACTGA
- the LOC111044742 gene encoding uncharacterized protein LOC111044742, which produces MGLVVVPAQIQLNGISEKMTSVKGIVELRIFSEPQFDIALSTEALVLDQIAGNLPVFLLHPALKSSFAHLNLADPNFDEPAEIDLLIGADLYSSIFISAENSIIPGSPAAFATIFGYVLSGRLNIEDSPAPLNKMQLICTMFAQEAQLNTVMNKFWETKDAIPIRKESPPEDELCEKLYQSTTYRTSEGRYVVALPFKPAASCCSALPPPAASDLPPPTHCLI; this is translated from the coding sequence ATGGGTTTAGTTGTTGTGCCCGCTCAAATCCAACTGAATGGAATCTCTGAAAAAATGACATCTGTCAAAGGCATTGTGGAGTTAAGAATATTTTCCGAACCTCAATTTGATATTGCTCTTTCTACCGAAGCTCTTGTATTAGATCAAATTGCTGGCAATCTTCCTGTCTTTCTGCTTCACCCCGCACTAAAGAGTTCGTTTGCACATCTGAACCTCGCTGATCCTAATTTTGATGAGCCTGCTGAAATCGACCTACTGATTGGTGCCGATTTATACTCCAGCATCTTTATATCCGCAGAAAATTCCATTATTCCTGGTAGCCCTGCCGCCTTTGCCACAATCTTTGGTTATGTTTTGAGTGGAAGATTGAATATTGAGGACTCACCCGCACCGCTCAACAAAATGCAGCTCATTTGCACTATGTTTGCACAGGAAGCACAGCTCAACACTGTCATGAACAAATTTTGGGAAACCAAAGATGCCATCCCCATTCGAAAAGAGTCACCGCCCGAAGATGAGTTGTGTGAGAAACTGTACCAATCCACTACTTATCGCACCTCTGAAGGAAGGTATGTTGTGGCACTGCCTTTCAAACCTGCCGCCTCCTGCTGCTCCGCCCTGCCGCCTCCCGCTGCCTCAGATCTGCCGCCTCCGACTCACTGCCTCATTTAG
- the LOC111044476 gene encoding myb/SANT-like DNA-binding domain-containing protein 3 isoform X2, with protein MAESKKRINFTKVELTLIKSLVVSRPIIEKKLHDQKTENLRKIAWEEILIEFNAAGLNCKRNVEQLKGAWKRIKNDYKSQKSEERRSRFRTGGGPPSPPKVEDPEMEELFKDQVPIENIPDDDDDFNDYNSDHDGTEVLEGTRSSATGSAQPRIKRVSSNADKFHKKKMEYLEEEHKLRLTVINEEHRAKMEAIEKEKKYWTLMEANAQKQISFQRENSHSSIEQKTFELLSGSIEHN; from the exons ATGGCAGAGTCGAAAAAAAGAATAAACTTCACCAAAGTCGAACTGACATTGATCAAGTCTCTAGTTGTGAGCCGACCCATAATCGAGAAAAAATTACATGATCAAAAAACTGAGAACTTGAGAAAAATAGCGTGGGAAGAGATTCTAATAGAGTTCAATGCTGCGGGACTAAATTGTAAAAGGAACGTTGAACAGTTGAAAGGAGCATGGAAAAGAATCAAGAATGACTACAAATCCCAAAAATCGGAGGAAAGGAGGAGTAGATTCCGCACTGGAGGGGGGCCCCCATCACCACCGAAAGTTGAGGATCCCGAAATGGAAGAGTTGTTCAAAGACCAAGTACCAATTGAAAATATTCCGGACGACGATGACGACTTCAATGACTATAATAGCG ATCATGATGGAACTGAGGTACTGGAGGGTACGAGGTC ATCTGCAACTGGATCCGCTCAACCACGCATCAAACGTGTCTCATCCAATGCAGACAAGTTCCacaagaagaaaatggagtacCTTGAAGAGGAACATAAACTTAGATTGACTGTCATCAATGAAGAACATAGGGCTAAAATGGAAGCCattgagaaggagaaaaaatattGGACTTTGATGGAGGCCAATGCCCAGAAACAAATATCTTTTCAAAGGGAAAACTCTCACAGCTCCATTGAGCAAAAAACGTTTGAGTTACTAAGTGGAAGCATTGAACATAATTGA